A single Bifidobacterium asteroides DNA region contains:
- a CDS encoding HelD family protein, with the protein MSSYSSQLHEEQTAVDRAYGRLDELRAQARTRLDAVRAAGSHGSPTQRTERDSFANMYEDRLTQLRAVEDRLVFGRLDTAQGGRRYIGRLGLLDSNHEPILTDWRAEAARPFYEATPADHGDIVMRRHITLNFRQVTGIEDEVLDLSAPEVDKAAQGGTLAGEGALMASLSSRRTGQMTDIVATIQAEQDRIIRSPMTRPLVVQGGPGTGKTAVALHRAAYLLYTHRRRLESSGVLIVGPSNAFLHYIDQVLPSLGETGVLSRTMGDLIPGISTDRQEDPHVARLKGDIRMAEAVANAVASRERVPASLPTVKVDGVAVPMLAVDLEQALIDARRSHQPHNKARNTFVRSALNAMTARYAEGVDYQPGAEELARVTSLLRLNDQVRRTLNLAWLPMNPRWLVNDLWSRPDRLRRFAPWLTPEQIDLLTRQDGAELTVSDIPIMDEAMELLGPDPRQADREQAEKARRDEERRFASDTLAQNGIGTGIVTSQMLLDSINGQDENQAATQAAADREWVYGHIVVDEAQELTAMDWRMLIRRCPSRSFTIVGDVAQTAALGGTRSWAATMDALFGPDGWDLRQLTIDYRNPRQVSNLASSFAASEGLEVSTLKAVREVEGSVSRLRAEDQASLLDQLPDLVSELAKRHLGKDGTGRLAIIVPGALEAEVISRLHIDKAQEHQITVTTTGHTKGLEFDAVVLVEPGAIQDEAPSRLSAAADLYVAMTRPTQELVIAQTSGDHRLLDLG; encoded by the coding sequence ATGTCGAGCTATTCCTCACAGCTGCATGAAGAGCAGACGGCGGTGGACAGGGCCTACGGCCGTCTGGACGAGCTGCGGGCGCAGGCCAGGACCAGACTGGACGCGGTTCGGGCCGCCGGCTCCCACGGTTCCCCCACGCAGCGTACCGAGCGGGATTCCTTCGCCAACATGTATGAGGACCGGCTCACCCAGCTGCGGGCCGTAGAGGACCGTCTGGTCTTCGGCCGACTGGATACAGCCCAGGGCGGCCGGCGATATATCGGGCGACTGGGCCTGCTGGACAGCAATCACGAGCCAATCCTGACCGACTGGCGTGCCGAGGCCGCACGCCCCTTCTACGAGGCCACCCCGGCGGATCACGGCGACATCGTCATGCGTAGGCACATCACCCTCAACTTCCGCCAGGTCACCGGCATCGAGGATGAGGTTCTGGACCTGTCGGCCCCGGAAGTGGACAAGGCGGCCCAGGGCGGCACCCTGGCCGGCGAGGGCGCGCTCATGGCATCCCTGTCCAGCCGCCGCACCGGGCAGATGACCGACATCGTGGCCACCATCCAGGCTGAACAGGACCGGATCATCCGCTCCCCCATGACCCGTCCGCTGGTGGTCCAGGGCGGACCGGGCACCGGCAAGACGGCCGTGGCTCTGCACCGGGCGGCTTATCTGCTCTACACTCACCGGCGCCGACTGGAGAGTTCAGGCGTGCTGATCGTCGGGCCCAGCAACGCCTTCCTGCACTACATCGACCAGGTTCTGCCCTCCCTGGGCGAGACCGGAGTGCTCAGCCGCACCATGGGCGACCTCATCCCCGGCATCAGCACCGACCGCCAGGAGGACCCGCACGTGGCCCGGCTCAAGGGGGACATCCGCATGGCCGAGGCTGTAGCCAACGCCGTCGCCTCCCGTGAGCGGGTGCCTGCCTCCCTGCCCACGGTCAAGGTGGATGGGGTGGCCGTCCCCATGCTGGCGGTCGACCTGGAACAGGCCCTGATCGATGCCCGACGCAGCCACCAGCCCCACAACAAAGCCAGGAACACCTTTGTGCGCTCGGCCCTGAACGCCATGACCGCCCGCTATGCCGAAGGGGTGGACTATCAGCCCGGAGCCGAGGAACTCGCCCGGGTCACCTCCCTGCTGCGGCTGAACGACCAGGTGCGGAGGACTCTCAACCTGGCCTGGCTTCCCATGAACCCCCGCTGGCTGGTCAACGACCTCTGGTCCAGGCCGGACCGTCTACGCCGGTTCGCCCCTTGGCTGACTCCTGAACAGATTGATTTGCTGACCCGCCAGGATGGCGCCGAACTGACCGTATCCGACATCCCCATCATGGACGAGGCCATGGAGCTGCTGGGCCCCGACCCACGCCAGGCGGACCGCGAACAGGCTGAAAAGGCCCGTCGCGATGAGGAACGGCGGTTTGCCAGCGACACATTGGCCCAGAATGGCATCGGCACAGGGATCGTGACCTCCCAGATGCTGCTTGATTCCATCAACGGTCAGGACGAGAACCAGGCAGCCACCCAGGCGGCCGCCGACCGTGAATGGGTCTACGGGCACATCGTGGTTGACGAGGCCCAGGAACTGACGGCCATGGACTGGAGGATGCTGATCCGGCGCTGCCCCTCCCGATCCTTCACCATCGTCGGGGACGTGGCCCAGACCGCAGCCCTGGGCGGCACCCGGTCCTGGGCCGCCACTATGGATGCGCTTTTCGGACCGGATGGTTGGGACCTGCGACAGCTGACCATCGACTATCGCAACCCTCGTCAGGTATCCAACCTGGCCTCCTCCTTCGCAGCCTCCGAAGGTCTTGAAGTTTCAACGCTCAAGGCCGTACGAGAGGTGGAAGGCTCAGTCAGCCGCCTGCGGGCAGAGGATCAAGCAAGCCTGTTGGACCAGCTGCCTGACCTGGTAAGCGAGCTGGCAAAACGTCATCTGGGCAAGGACGGCACCGGACGCCTGGCCATTATCGTTCCTGGCGCCCTGGAAGCTGAAGTAATCTCACGGCTGCATATTGACAAGGCTCAGGAGCACCAGATCACGGTCACGACCACCGGTCACACCAAGGGCCTGGAGTTCGATGCCGTGGTTCTGGTTGAGCCTGG
- the mraZ gene encoding division/cell wall cluster transcriptional repressor MraZ, protein MADTYDADAASPSLPPMLLGTYTPKMDSKGRLALPAKFRAQLGQGLVMARGQERCVSLLPTEEFRRMAVRIQHTSMGDKSARDYLRVFLSGAVDQVPDKQGRILVPPMLRSYARLTGPVVVIGVGTRAEIWDQDSWTAYLESKEQGYADIADDVLPAVDC, encoded by the coding sequence ATGGCCGATACATACGACGCAGATGCCGCCTCGCCTTCCCTGCCGCCCATGCTTCTGGGCACCTACACCCCCAAGATGGATTCCAAGGGCCGCCTGGCTCTGCCCGCCAAGTTCCGCGCCCAGCTGGGTCAGGGCCTGGTCATGGCCCGTGGCCAGGAACGTTGCGTCAGCCTGCTGCCCACCGAGGAATTTCGACGGATGGCCGTGCGCATCCAGCACACCTCCATGGGCGACAAGTCGGCCAGGGACTACCTGCGCGTATTTCTGTCCGGCGCCGTCGACCAGGTCCCCGACAAGCAGGGCCGCATCCTGGTCCCGCCCATGCTGCGCTCATATGCACGGCTGACGGGCCCCGTCGTGGTCATCGGCGTGGGCACCCGTGCTGAGATCTGGGATCAGGATTCCTGGACTGCCTACCTGGAGAGCAAGGAGCAGGGCTACGCCGACATTGCCGATGATGTTCTTCCGGCGGTGGATTGCTGA
- the rsmH gene encoding 16S rRNA (cytosine(1402)-N(4))-methyltransferase RsmH: protein MSDRNPPDQEAVDSGRVHRPVLLERCLALARPALEHPGAVAVDCTLGLAGHATAFLKSCPEARLIGIDRDSQALDLATGRMRDEGLADRFTPVHAPFDQLDQQLDALGLGQVDLVFMDLGLSSLQIDQRDRGFTYRQDAPLDMRMDTSQELTAAQVLAEYDQARLADIFSRYGEERYAGRIARAIVEARQEQPLTTSAQLDRLVDRAVPRGHRPPGNPAKRVFQALRIEVNGELDRLRRTLPQAMLRLAQGGRLIVESYHSLEDRMVKRFMAPGLHVDLPAGMPVVPDQARPYLSDLTHGAIKADAAEREHNPRSASVRLRAVEMIGAIPEERRHRLQAEARGEGSDGRHRRVGHGSESRRRS, encoded by the coding sequence ATGTCAGATCGCAATCCTCCCGACCAGGAGGCCGTGGACAGCGGCAGGGTCCACCGTCCCGTCCTGCTGGAACGCTGCCTTGCGCTGGCTCGACCCGCCTTGGAGCACCCGGGGGCCGTGGCTGTGGATTGTACGCTGGGCCTGGCTGGTCACGCCACCGCCTTTCTCAAGTCCTGCCCTGAGGCCCGTCTTATTGGCATAGACAGGGACAGCCAGGCCCTGGATCTGGCCACTGGCCGGATGCGCGACGAGGGTCTGGCCGACCGCTTCACGCCGGTTCACGCCCCCTTTGATCAGCTGGACCAGCAGCTTGATGCCCTGGGCCTGGGGCAAGTGGACCTGGTTTTCATGGATCTGGGATTGTCTTCTCTGCAGATCGACCAGCGCGACAGGGGATTCACCTACCGTCAGGATGCCCCGCTGGACATGCGCATGGATACCAGCCAGGAGCTGACGGCCGCGCAGGTCCTGGCCGAGTACGACCAGGCCCGGCTGGCTGACATCTTCTCCCGGTATGGGGAGGAACGCTATGCAGGACGCATCGCTCGGGCCATCGTCGAGGCCAGGCAGGAGCAGCCGCTGACCACATCGGCCCAGCTGGACCGTCTGGTCGACAGGGCAGTGCCGCGTGGCCATCGTCCGCCGGGCAATCCGGCCAAGAGGGTTTTCCAGGCCCTGCGCATCGAGGTCAACGGGGAGTTGGATCGTTTGAGGCGCACCCTGCCCCAGGCCATGCTGCGGCTGGCTCAGGGGGGCCGTCTGATTGTGGAGTCCTACCATTCTCTGGAGGACCGCATGGTCAAGCGCTTCATGGCGCCAGGGCTGCATGTGGACCTGCCGGCGGGCATGCCGGTGGTGCCCGATCAGGCCCGCCCCTATCTATCGGATCTGACTCATGGGGCCATTAAGGCCGACGCGGCCGAGCGGGAACACAACCCAAGATCGGCTTCAGTGCGTCTGCGGGCCGTGGAGATGATCGGAGCCATCCCCGAGGAGCGTCGCCATCGGCTTCAGGCCGAGGCCCGTGGTGAGGGCTCGGATGGTCGTCATCGCCGCGTCGGCCATGGTTCGGAATCGAGGCGCCGGTCATGA